The Tripterygium wilfordii isolate XIE 37 chromosome 5, ASM1340144v1, whole genome shotgun sequence genome window below encodes:
- the LOC119998105 gene encoding transcription initiation factor TFIID subunit 4b-like isoform X2: MDPDFVKFLEEDEDETMHSSADVEAFQAALNRDIKGGGDASTSIPSDSGLYQESFLNSSQPFPQWQTAGQGETDNPQSQQDLKSELSGETQSAAMEVDSHCSVVGSHQEHNNAPQDVSLRKEQSQVDHEEVHEEKIPTHTSQPAGMRIFEKPSKSTIEPDKTQNQDSEMQYLKLQKMSNQQVTDVGQANEPVKVPFGELLPRLQSLVDKDRSMQLQKIFDLLRNNDIRKDQFIRAIKGIVGDQVLRTVVEAVQTKGQTQAVQQQRHLRTQPVSGSPMQYPGPRSFAHQHRGPSFHADSSHFRPAVSSSLLSSGNSTQMSHEESDSHGSTTATHERERSSISVHGYSKLQQQHMHFPQASQPMYGSGGNHHLYRGSDVNSSGSSLKPQFHDEPMTQGMGAGHVGATQSGNVMSLPKFERQSSVNDPNRVQGGSHPNFTNNPALQHNPVPRQGSTKEELNFGPMSSMTNVKQEPVDQGNEQQQKSQLAAPPGLSAAPVELRNAISGTSKDESSERQSSRVGYSTSTSLISLNLSAPSVPTTPDPSVPFGSRTSSVTSSAGFEGRTPPKKPAIGQKKLLEAFGSSPSLPSKKQKVSGTFADQSIEHLNDVTAVSGVNLREEEEQLFSGPKEDSRVSEASRRVVQEEEERLILQRTPLQKKLAEIMARFGLKNMSNDVERCLSLCVEERLRGFISNLMRLSKQRMDAEKPRHRTVITADIRQQIMMMNQKAKEEWERKQAEAEKLRKNNEPDSDSGVEDDKEKDEARTRSLKANKEEDDKMRTTAANVAARAAVGGDDMLSKWQLMAEARQKRGGGLELSSGSQTGKDANGKPSSTSGKILKDNQDAEKRGPATFGASRKLVRNEASLSQTRVACSISVKDVVAVLEREPQMSKSTLMYRLHEKIHSDTAAE, from the exons ATGGACCCCGATTTCGTGAAGTTCCTTGAAGAAGATGag GATGAGACTATGCATTCCAGTGCAGATGTGGAGGCGTTCCAGGCTGCGTTAAATCGTGACATTAAGGGAGGTGGCGATGCTTCCACTTCTATCCCTTCTGATTCAG GTTTATATCAAGAAAGTTTTCTTAATTCAAGTCAGCCATTTCCACAGTGGCAAACTGCTGGTCAGGGTGAGACTGACAACCCTCAAAGTCAACAAGACCTGAAAAGTGAACTGTCAGGGGAGACACAATCAGCTGCAATGGAAGTAGACAGCCATTGTTCTGTTGTTGGTTCACATCAGGAACATAACAATGCTCCCCAGGACGTCTCATTGCGAAAGGAACAATCCCAAGTTGATCATGAAGAGGTACATGAAGAAAAAATTCCTACCCATACATCTCAGCCTGCTGGGATGCGGATTTTTGAAAAACCTTCTAAGTCAACTATTGAGCCAgataaaacacaaaatcaagACAGTGAAATGCAGTatttaaaattacagaaaatgaGTAACCAGCAGGTGACTGATGTAGGGCAGGCAAATGAGCCAGTTAAGGTGCCATTTGGTGAGTTGCTTCCTCGTCTACAAAGTCTTGTTGATAAGGACCGAAGCATGCAACTGCAAAAGATATTTGACTTGCTCAGG AACAATGATATTCGAAAAGACCAGTTTATCAGAGCCATTAAAGGTATTGTAGGGGATCAGGTACTGAGGACCGTAGTAGAAGCAGTACAAACAAAG GGACAAACTCAAGCTGTGCAGCAGCAACGCCATCTCAGGACTCAACCTGTTAGTGGCAGTCCCATGCAATATCCTGGTCCCCGCTCATTTGCACATCAGCATAGGGGCCCTAGTTTTCACGCAGACTCTTCTCACTTCCGTCCAGCAGTCAGTTCAAGCCTTCTGTCTAGTGGAAACAGTACTCAAATGTCTCATGAGGAGTCAGATTCTCATGGTTCAACCACTGCCACTCATGAAAGAGAGCGCTCTTCAATTTCAGTGCATGGATATAGCAAGCTGCAACAACAGCATATGCATTTTCCGCAGGCTTCCCAGCCCATGTATGGTAGTGGTGGTAATCATCATCTATATCGTGGATCAGATGTCAATTCATCAGGGTCGTCTTTGAAACCACAGTTTCATGATGAACCCATGACACAGGGCATGGGTGCAGGTCATGTGGGGGCAACTCAGTCTGGGAATGTGATGAGTCTTCCGAAGTTTGAGAGGCAAAGTTCTGTGAATGATCCAAACAGAGTGCAAGGTGGTTCTCATCCCAACTTCACAAACAATCCAGCATTGCAACATAATCCAGTTCCTAGGCAAGGATCAACAAAGGAAGAGCTCAATTTTGGCCCTATGTCATCAATGACTAATGTGAAACAGGAACCAGTTGACCAGGGTAATGAGCAGCAGCAAAAATCCCAGTTGGCTGCCCCACCGGGCTTGTCTGCTGCACCAGTTGAACTCAGAAATGCAATTTCTGGAACTTCAAAGGATGAATCTTCGGAGAGGCAGTCTTCCAGAGTGGGTTATTCAACATCTACCAGTCTGATCTCATTAAATTTGAGTGCTCCTTCCGTGCCTACAACACCAGACCCCAGTGTTCCG TTTGGCTCTCGGACATCATCAGTAACCTCTTCAGCTGGGTTTGAAGGAAGGACACCTCCAAAAAAGCCTGCCATTGGCCAGAAGAAACTGCTTGAAGCATTTGGTTCTTCACCATCTCTGCCAAG TAAGAAGCAAAAAGTGTCGGGGACATTTGCCGATCAAAGTATTGAACATCTCAATGATGTCACTGCTGTCAGTGGAGTTAATCTCAGA GAAGAGGAAGAACAGTTATTTTCTGGGCCCAAGGAGGACAGTCGAGTTTCAGAGGCATCTCGAAGGGTTgtgcaagaagaagaagaaaggctaATTTTGCAGAGAACTCCCTTGCAGAAAAAATTGGCTGAGATAA TGGCCAGATTTGGTTTGAAGAATATGAGCAATGATGTGGAGCGATGTTTGTCCTTG TGTGTCGAGGAAAGACTGCGTGGATTCATAAGTAATCTGATGAGACTGTCAAAACAG CGAATGGACGCTGAGAAGCCTAGACACCGCACTGTTATTACTGCTGATATTCGGCAACAGATCATGATGATGAACCAGAAAGCTAAGGAAGAGTGGGAGAGAAAACAGGCTGAAGCAGAAAAACTACGGAAAAATAATGAA CCGGACAGTGACAGTGGAGTTGAAGATGATAAGGAAAAAGATGAAGCCCGTACGAGATCACTAAAG GCAAACAAGGAAGAGGATGACAAGATGAGGACAACAGCTGCAAATGTTGCTGCTCGTGCTGCTGTTGGAGGTGATGACATGCTGTCAAAATGGCAACTAATGGCGGAGGCCAGGCAAAAACGTGGAGGAGGGTTGGAGCTATCATCTGGTTCTCAGACAGGTAAAGATGCTAACGGCAAGCCTTCATCAACTTCGGGAAAGATTTTGAAGGACAATCAAGATGCAGAAAAAAGGGGTCCTGCAACATTTG GGGCCAGCCGGAAACTTGTTAGGAATGAAGCAAGCCTGTCTCAGACTAGGGTGGCTTGCTCAATATCTGTCAAGGACGTTGTCGCAGTCCTGGAAAGGGAACCCCAGATGTCCAAGTCTACCCTGATGTATCGATTGCATGAGAAGATCCATTCTGATACTGCAGCTGAGTAA
- the LOC119998105 gene encoding transcription initiation factor TFIID subunit 4b-like isoform X1: MDPDFVKFLEEDEDETMHSSADVEAFQAALNRDIKGGGDASTSIPSDSGLYQESFLNSSQPFPQWQTAGQGETDNPQSQQDLKSELSGETQSAAMEVDSHCSVVGSHQEHNNAPQDVSLRKEQSQVDHEEVHEEKIPTHTSQPAGMRIFEKPSKSTIEPDKTQNQDSEMQYLKLQKMSNQQVTDVGQANEPVKVPFGELLPRLQSLVDKDRSMQLQKIFDLLRNNDIRKDQFIRAIKGIVGDQVLRTVVEAVQTKGQTQAVQQQRHLRTQPVSGSPMQYPGPRSFAHQHRGPSFHADSSHFRPAVSSSLLSSGNSTQMSHEESDSHGSTTATHERERSSISVHGYSKLQQQHMHFPQASQPMYGSGGNHHLYRGSDVNSSGSSLKPQFHDEPMTQGMGAGHVGATQSGNVMSLPKFERQSSVNDPNRVQGGSHPNFTNNPALQHNPVPRQGSTKEELNFGPMSSMTNVKQEPVDQGNEQQQKSQLAAPPGLSAAPVELRNAISGTSKDESSERQSSRVGYSTSTSLISLNLSAPSVPTTPDPSVPFGSRTSSVTSSAGFEGRTPPKKPAIGQKKLLEAFGSSPSLPSKKQKVSGTFADQSIEHLNDVTAVSGVNLREEEEQLFSGPKEDSRVSEASRRVVQEEEERLILQRTPLQKKLAEIMARFGLKNMSNDVERCLSLCVEERLRGFISNLMRLSKQRMDAEKPRHRTVITADIRQQIMMMNQKAKEEWERKQAEAEKLRKNNEPDSDSGVEDDKEKDEARTRSLKQANKEEDDKMRTTAANVAARAAVGGDDMLSKWQLMAEARQKRGGGLELSSGSQTGKDANGKPSSTSGKILKDNQDAEKRGPATFGASRKLVRNEASLSQTRVACSISVKDVVAVLEREPQMSKSTLMYRLHEKIHSDTAAE, from the exons ATGGACCCCGATTTCGTGAAGTTCCTTGAAGAAGATGag GATGAGACTATGCATTCCAGTGCAGATGTGGAGGCGTTCCAGGCTGCGTTAAATCGTGACATTAAGGGAGGTGGCGATGCTTCCACTTCTATCCCTTCTGATTCAG GTTTATATCAAGAAAGTTTTCTTAATTCAAGTCAGCCATTTCCACAGTGGCAAACTGCTGGTCAGGGTGAGACTGACAACCCTCAAAGTCAACAAGACCTGAAAAGTGAACTGTCAGGGGAGACACAATCAGCTGCAATGGAAGTAGACAGCCATTGTTCTGTTGTTGGTTCACATCAGGAACATAACAATGCTCCCCAGGACGTCTCATTGCGAAAGGAACAATCCCAAGTTGATCATGAAGAGGTACATGAAGAAAAAATTCCTACCCATACATCTCAGCCTGCTGGGATGCGGATTTTTGAAAAACCTTCTAAGTCAACTATTGAGCCAgataaaacacaaaatcaagACAGTGAAATGCAGTatttaaaattacagaaaatgaGTAACCAGCAGGTGACTGATGTAGGGCAGGCAAATGAGCCAGTTAAGGTGCCATTTGGTGAGTTGCTTCCTCGTCTACAAAGTCTTGTTGATAAGGACCGAAGCATGCAACTGCAAAAGATATTTGACTTGCTCAGG AACAATGATATTCGAAAAGACCAGTTTATCAGAGCCATTAAAGGTATTGTAGGGGATCAGGTACTGAGGACCGTAGTAGAAGCAGTACAAACAAAG GGACAAACTCAAGCTGTGCAGCAGCAACGCCATCTCAGGACTCAACCTGTTAGTGGCAGTCCCATGCAATATCCTGGTCCCCGCTCATTTGCACATCAGCATAGGGGCCCTAGTTTTCACGCAGACTCTTCTCACTTCCGTCCAGCAGTCAGTTCAAGCCTTCTGTCTAGTGGAAACAGTACTCAAATGTCTCATGAGGAGTCAGATTCTCATGGTTCAACCACTGCCACTCATGAAAGAGAGCGCTCTTCAATTTCAGTGCATGGATATAGCAAGCTGCAACAACAGCATATGCATTTTCCGCAGGCTTCCCAGCCCATGTATGGTAGTGGTGGTAATCATCATCTATATCGTGGATCAGATGTCAATTCATCAGGGTCGTCTTTGAAACCACAGTTTCATGATGAACCCATGACACAGGGCATGGGTGCAGGTCATGTGGGGGCAACTCAGTCTGGGAATGTGATGAGTCTTCCGAAGTTTGAGAGGCAAAGTTCTGTGAATGATCCAAACAGAGTGCAAGGTGGTTCTCATCCCAACTTCACAAACAATCCAGCATTGCAACATAATCCAGTTCCTAGGCAAGGATCAACAAAGGAAGAGCTCAATTTTGGCCCTATGTCATCAATGACTAATGTGAAACAGGAACCAGTTGACCAGGGTAATGAGCAGCAGCAAAAATCCCAGTTGGCTGCCCCACCGGGCTTGTCTGCTGCACCAGTTGAACTCAGAAATGCAATTTCTGGAACTTCAAAGGATGAATCTTCGGAGAGGCAGTCTTCCAGAGTGGGTTATTCAACATCTACCAGTCTGATCTCATTAAATTTGAGTGCTCCTTCCGTGCCTACAACACCAGACCCCAGTGTTCCG TTTGGCTCTCGGACATCATCAGTAACCTCTTCAGCTGGGTTTGAAGGAAGGACACCTCCAAAAAAGCCTGCCATTGGCCAGAAGAAACTGCTTGAAGCATTTGGTTCTTCACCATCTCTGCCAAG TAAGAAGCAAAAAGTGTCGGGGACATTTGCCGATCAAAGTATTGAACATCTCAATGATGTCACTGCTGTCAGTGGAGTTAATCTCAGA GAAGAGGAAGAACAGTTATTTTCTGGGCCCAAGGAGGACAGTCGAGTTTCAGAGGCATCTCGAAGGGTTgtgcaagaagaagaagaaaggctaATTTTGCAGAGAACTCCCTTGCAGAAAAAATTGGCTGAGATAA TGGCCAGATTTGGTTTGAAGAATATGAGCAATGATGTGGAGCGATGTTTGTCCTTG TGTGTCGAGGAAAGACTGCGTGGATTCATAAGTAATCTGATGAGACTGTCAAAACAG CGAATGGACGCTGAGAAGCCTAGACACCGCACTGTTATTACTGCTGATATTCGGCAACAGATCATGATGATGAACCAGAAAGCTAAGGAAGAGTGGGAGAGAAAACAGGCTGAAGCAGAAAAACTACGGAAAAATAATGAA CCGGACAGTGACAGTGGAGTTGAAGATGATAAGGAAAAAGATGAAGCCCGTACGAGATCACTAAAG CAGGCAAACAAGGAAGAGGATGACAAGATGAGGACAACAGCTGCAAATGTTGCTGCTCGTGCTGCTGTTGGAGGTGATGACATGCTGTCAAAATGGCAACTAATGGCGGAGGCCAGGCAAAAACGTGGAGGAGGGTTGGAGCTATCATCTGGTTCTCAGACAGGTAAAGATGCTAACGGCAAGCCTTCATCAACTTCGGGAAAGATTTTGAAGGACAATCAAGATGCAGAAAAAAGGGGTCCTGCAACATTTG GGGCCAGCCGGAAACTTGTTAGGAATGAAGCAAGCCTGTCTCAGACTAGGGTGGCTTGCTCAATATCTGTCAAGGACGTTGTCGCAGTCCTGGAAAGGGAACCCCAGATGTCCAAGTCTACCCTGATGTATCGATTGCATGAGAAGATCCATTCTGATACTGCAGCTGAGTAA
- the LOC119998105 gene encoding transcription initiation factor TFIID subunit 4b-like isoform X3 yields MEVDSHCSVVGSHQEHNNAPQDVSLRKEQSQVDHEEVHEEKIPTHTSQPAGMRIFEKPSKSTIEPDKTQNQDSEMQYLKLQKMSNQQVTDVGQANEPVKVPFGELLPRLQSLVDKDRSMQLQKIFDLLRNNDIRKDQFIRAIKGIVGDQVLRTVVEAVQTKGQTQAVQQQRHLRTQPVSGSPMQYPGPRSFAHQHRGPSFHADSSHFRPAVSSSLLSSGNSTQMSHEESDSHGSTTATHERERSSISVHGYSKLQQQHMHFPQASQPMYGSGGNHHLYRGSDVNSSGSSLKPQFHDEPMTQGMGAGHVGATQSGNVMSLPKFERQSSVNDPNRVQGGSHPNFTNNPALQHNPVPRQGSTKEELNFGPMSSMTNVKQEPVDQGNEQQQKSQLAAPPGLSAAPVELRNAISGTSKDESSERQSSRVGYSTSTSLISLNLSAPSVPTTPDPSVPFGSRTSSVTSSAGFEGRTPPKKPAIGQKKLLEAFGSSPSLPSKKQKVSGTFADQSIEHLNDVTAVSGVNLREEEEQLFSGPKEDSRVSEASRRVVQEEEERLILQRTPLQKKLAEIMARFGLKNMSNDVERCLSLCVEERLRGFISNLMRLSKQRMDAEKPRHRTVITADIRQQIMMMNQKAKEEWERKQAEAEKLRKNNEPDSDSGVEDDKEKDEARTRSLKQANKEEDDKMRTTAANVAARAAVGGDDMLSKWQLMAEARQKRGGGLELSSGSQTGKDANGKPSSTSGKILKDNQDAEKRGPATFGASRKLVRNEASLSQTRVACSISVKDVVAVLEREPQMSKSTLMYRLHEKIHSDTAAE; encoded by the exons ATGGAAGTAGACAGCCATTGTTCTGTTGTTGGTTCACATCAGGAACATAACAATGCTCCCCAGGACGTCTCATTGCGAAAGGAACAATCCCAAGTTGATCATGAAGAGGTACATGAAGAAAAAATTCCTACCCATACATCTCAGCCTGCTGGGATGCGGATTTTTGAAAAACCTTCTAAGTCAACTATTGAGCCAgataaaacacaaaatcaagACAGTGAAATGCAGTatttaaaattacagaaaatgaGTAACCAGCAGGTGACTGATGTAGGGCAGGCAAATGAGCCAGTTAAGGTGCCATTTGGTGAGTTGCTTCCTCGTCTACAAAGTCTTGTTGATAAGGACCGAAGCATGCAACTGCAAAAGATATTTGACTTGCTCAGG AACAATGATATTCGAAAAGACCAGTTTATCAGAGCCATTAAAGGTATTGTAGGGGATCAGGTACTGAGGACCGTAGTAGAAGCAGTACAAACAAAG GGACAAACTCAAGCTGTGCAGCAGCAACGCCATCTCAGGACTCAACCTGTTAGTGGCAGTCCCATGCAATATCCTGGTCCCCGCTCATTTGCACATCAGCATAGGGGCCCTAGTTTTCACGCAGACTCTTCTCACTTCCGTCCAGCAGTCAGTTCAAGCCTTCTGTCTAGTGGAAACAGTACTCAAATGTCTCATGAGGAGTCAGATTCTCATGGTTCAACCACTGCCACTCATGAAAGAGAGCGCTCTTCAATTTCAGTGCATGGATATAGCAAGCTGCAACAACAGCATATGCATTTTCCGCAGGCTTCCCAGCCCATGTATGGTAGTGGTGGTAATCATCATCTATATCGTGGATCAGATGTCAATTCATCAGGGTCGTCTTTGAAACCACAGTTTCATGATGAACCCATGACACAGGGCATGGGTGCAGGTCATGTGGGGGCAACTCAGTCTGGGAATGTGATGAGTCTTCCGAAGTTTGAGAGGCAAAGTTCTGTGAATGATCCAAACAGAGTGCAAGGTGGTTCTCATCCCAACTTCACAAACAATCCAGCATTGCAACATAATCCAGTTCCTAGGCAAGGATCAACAAAGGAAGAGCTCAATTTTGGCCCTATGTCATCAATGACTAATGTGAAACAGGAACCAGTTGACCAGGGTAATGAGCAGCAGCAAAAATCCCAGTTGGCTGCCCCACCGGGCTTGTCTGCTGCACCAGTTGAACTCAGAAATGCAATTTCTGGAACTTCAAAGGATGAATCTTCGGAGAGGCAGTCTTCCAGAGTGGGTTATTCAACATCTACCAGTCTGATCTCATTAAATTTGAGTGCTCCTTCCGTGCCTACAACACCAGACCCCAGTGTTCCG TTTGGCTCTCGGACATCATCAGTAACCTCTTCAGCTGGGTTTGAAGGAAGGACACCTCCAAAAAAGCCTGCCATTGGCCAGAAGAAACTGCTTGAAGCATTTGGTTCTTCACCATCTCTGCCAAG TAAGAAGCAAAAAGTGTCGGGGACATTTGCCGATCAAAGTATTGAACATCTCAATGATGTCACTGCTGTCAGTGGAGTTAATCTCAGA GAAGAGGAAGAACAGTTATTTTCTGGGCCCAAGGAGGACAGTCGAGTTTCAGAGGCATCTCGAAGGGTTgtgcaagaagaagaagaaaggctaATTTTGCAGAGAACTCCCTTGCAGAAAAAATTGGCTGAGATAA TGGCCAGATTTGGTTTGAAGAATATGAGCAATGATGTGGAGCGATGTTTGTCCTTG TGTGTCGAGGAAAGACTGCGTGGATTCATAAGTAATCTGATGAGACTGTCAAAACAG CGAATGGACGCTGAGAAGCCTAGACACCGCACTGTTATTACTGCTGATATTCGGCAACAGATCATGATGATGAACCAGAAAGCTAAGGAAGAGTGGGAGAGAAAACAGGCTGAAGCAGAAAAACTACGGAAAAATAATGAA CCGGACAGTGACAGTGGAGTTGAAGATGATAAGGAAAAAGATGAAGCCCGTACGAGATCACTAAAG CAGGCAAACAAGGAAGAGGATGACAAGATGAGGACAACAGCTGCAAATGTTGCTGCTCGTGCTGCTGTTGGAGGTGATGACATGCTGTCAAAATGGCAACTAATGGCGGAGGCCAGGCAAAAACGTGGAGGAGGGTTGGAGCTATCATCTGGTTCTCAGACAGGTAAAGATGCTAACGGCAAGCCTTCATCAACTTCGGGAAAGATTTTGAAGGACAATCAAGATGCAGAAAAAAGGGGTCCTGCAACATTTG GGGCCAGCCGGAAACTTGTTAGGAATGAAGCAAGCCTGTCTCAGACTAGGGTGGCTTGCTCAATATCTGTCAAGGACGTTGTCGCAGTCCTGGAAAGGGAACCCCAGATGTCCAAGTCTACCCTGATGTATCGATTGCATGAGAAGATCCATTCTGATACTGCAGCTGAGTAA
- the LOC119998813 gene encoding transmembrane 9 superfamily member 4, translated as MEKRRIMACIVAAVLILCGVSQVRSDGSDHRFKRGEDVPLYANKVGPFHNPSETYRYFDLPFCSSAPVKEKKEALGEVLNGDRLVSAPYKLDFLNEKESELACKRRLTKEQVAQFRGAVSKDYYFQMYYDDLPIWGFLGKVDKEGKSDPSEYKYYLFKHLIFNILYNKDRVIEITVQSDQNSLVDITEDKEVEVEFTYTVKWKDTEIPFEKRMDKYSQSSSLPHHLEIHWFSIINSCVTVLLLTGFLATILMRVLKNDFSKYAHDEESADDQEETGWKYIHGDVFRYPKYKSLLAAALGSGTQLFTLAIFIFMLALVGVFYPYNRGALFTALVVIYALTSGIAGYTAASFYCQLEGTNWVRNLLLTGSLFCGPLFLTFCFLNTVAIAYSATAALPFGTIVVIFLILTLVTTPLLVLGGIAGKNSKAEFQAPCRTTKYPREIPPLPWYRTSLPQMAMAGFLPFSAIYIELYYIFASVWGHRIYTIYSILFIVFIILLIVTAFITVALTYFQLAAEDHDWWWRSFVCGGSTGLFIYGYCLYYYYARSDMSGFMQTSFFFGYMACICYGFFLMLGTVGFRASLFFVRHIYRSIKCE; from the exons ATGGAGAAGAGGAGGATAATGGCGTGCATCGTGGCGGCCGTATTGATCCTCTGCGGAGTATCCCAGGTGAGATCCGATGGATCTGACCATCGGTTCAAACGAGGCGAAGACGTCCCTCTCTACGCCAACAAGGTCGGCCCTTTCCACAATCCTAG TGAAACCTACCGCTACTTTGATCTCCCATTCTGCTCATCAG CCCCCGTCAAGGAAAAGAAGGAGGCTCTTGGTGAAGTGCTGAATGGAGATCGATTGGTTAGTGCACCTTACAAGCTTGACTTTCTGAATGAGAAAGAGTCTGAACTTGCTTGCAAGAGGAGGCTGACAAAGGAACAAGTTGCTCAGTTCCGAGGTGCTGTTTCCAAGGACTACTACTTTCAAATGTATTATGATGACTTGCCAATATGGGGTTTCTTAGGAAAGGTTGACAAGGAAGGCAAAAGTGACCCAAGCGAGTACAAATATTACCTTTTTAAGCATCTTATTTTTAATATCCTTTACAATAAGGATCGAGTCATTGAGATTACTGTGCAATCTGATCAAAACTCTTTAGTGGACATTACTGAagataaagaagttgaagtgGAGTTCACCTACACAGTTAAGTGGAAGGACACAGAAATCCCCTTTGAGAAGAGGATGGATAAGTATTCACAGTCTTCTTCACTGCCACATCACTTGGAAATCCATTGGTTCTCAATCATTAATTCATGCGTGACAGTTCTCCTCTTAACTGGTTTTCTTGCCACTATTCTCATGCGAGTTCTTAAAAATGATTTTTCCAA GTATGCTCATGACGAGGAGTCAGCAGATGACCAAGAGGAGACTGGGTGGAAGTACATCCATGGTGATGTATTTAGGTATCCAAAGTACAAGTCTTTGCTTGCTGCAGCACTTGGTTCTGGTACACAGTTGTTTACTCT agcaattttcattttcatgcttGCTTTAGTTGGTGTCTTCTATCCTTACAATCGAGGGGCTCTGTTCACTGCACTGGTTGTGATATATGCACTTACATCTGGCATTGCTGGCTACACGGCTGCCTCTTTCTATTGCCAACTAGAAGGAACAAATTGG GTGAGGAATCTGTTATTAACTGGAAGCCTGTTTTGTGGACCCCTCTTTCTCACATTCTGTTTCCTTAATACCGTTGCAATAGCTTACAGTGCTACTGCAGCATTGCCTTTTGGAACGATCGTGGTGATTTTCCTTATACTTACTCTGGTCACTACACCATTATTAGTATTGGGTGGGATTGCTGGGAAAAATAGCAAGGCTGAGTTTCAGGCACCCTGTCGCACGACTAAGTATCCCAGAGAGATTCCTCCATTGCCTTGGTATCGAACGTCTCTTCCTCAAATGGCAATGGCAGGGTTCTTGCCTTTCAGTGCGATCTATATTGAACTTTACTACATATTTGCTAGCGTGTGGGGTCACAGGATCTATACCATATACAGCATCCTCTTTATTGTCTTCATTATTCTTCTGATTGTCACTGCTTTTATCACTGTGGCATTGACATACTTTCAACTTGCTGCTGAAGACCATGATTGGTGGTGGAG GTCATTCGTGTGTGGAGGATCCACTGGCTTGTTCATTTATGGCTACTGCTTGTATTACTACTATGCACGATCTGACATGTCGGGCTTCATGCAAACCTCATTTTTCTTTGGATACATGGCTTGCATCTGCTATGGTTTCTTTCTCATGCTCGGGACTGTCGGTTTCCGTGCTTCTCTATTCTTCGTCCGTCATATCTACCGCTCTATCAAGTGCGAGTAG